The Alphaproteobacteria bacterium genome has a segment encoding these proteins:
- the ubiA gene encoding 4-hydroxybenzoate octaprenyltransferase — protein MASSFKTLANDGTDIFRDNWVDRWLPAYARPYVRLMRLDRPIGTWLLLFPCWWSLAMAWESWHDLGLFILFALGAVIMRGAGCTWNDITDRDYDAKVARTRTRPLPSGSVKLHQAFVFLALQLLAALAILASFNRFAIWLGAASLVVVFAYPLMKRFTYWPQFFLGLAFNWGALLGWAAIKGELAPGPLFLYASGIAWTLGYDTIYAHQDKEDDALVGLKSTALKFGERSKPWLYGFYSAALLLMAASAAAIGLRWPFFAGLGCAALQFFWQISALDTDDPDDCLAKFKSNRFFGWLILGAIVAARAIGPALGTS, from the coding sequence ATGGCATCCTCCTTCAAAACTCTGGCGAACGACGGTACCGACATCTTCCGCGACAACTGGGTTGACCGCTGGTTACCCGCTTACGCGCGGCCCTATGTGCGGCTCATGCGCCTCGACCGGCCGATCGGTACCTGGTTGCTGCTTTTTCCGTGCTGGTGGAGCCTCGCGATGGCGTGGGAGAGCTGGCACGATCTCGGTTTATTTATCCTTTTTGCGCTTGGCGCCGTGATCATGCGGGGCGCCGGCTGCACGTGGAACGACATTACGGATCGCGATTACGACGCCAAAGTCGCACGCACGCGGACGCGCCCCCTGCCGAGCGGATCCGTGAAGCTCCATCAGGCTTTCGTCTTCCTCGCACTCCAGCTTCTGGCTGCGCTTGCGATCCTGGCGAGCTTCAATCGCTTCGCCATCTGGTTGGGTGCTGCGTCGCTCGTCGTCGTCTTTGCCTATCCGCTGATGAAGCGCTTTACCTATTGGCCCCAATTCTTTCTCGGCCTTGCTTTCAATTGGGGCGCGTTGCTCGGCTGGGCGGCGATCAAAGGCGAGCTCGCCCCGGGACCGCTTTTCCTCTACGCGAGCGGGATCGCGTGGACCCTCGGCTACGACACGATCTATGCCCATCAAGACAAGGAGGACGACGCCCTCGTCGGCCTGAAGTCTACCGCCCTCAAATTCGGCGAGCGCTCGAAACCTTGGCTTTATGGTTTTTACAGTGCCGCACTCCTTCTCATGGCCGCCAGTGCCGCGGCAATTGGGCTTCGCTGGCCGTTCTTTGCGGGTCTTGGCTGTGCCGCGCTCCAGTTCTTTTGGCAGATTTCCGCCCTCGATACCGACGATCCCGACGACTGCCTGGCCAAGTTCAAATCGAACCG